Proteins from one Oenanthe melanoleuca isolate GR-GAL-2019-014 chromosome 1, OMel1.0, whole genome shotgun sequence genomic window:
- the KCNJ15 gene encoding ATP-sensitive inward rectifier potassium channel 15 isoform X3, producing the protein MEPTKINMSRVALVKAHKPRVMSKSGHSNVRIDKVDGIYLLYLQDLWTTVIDMKWRYKLTLFAATFVMTWFLFGVIYYAIAFLHGDLEMNKFSPKREPCVKNVDSLTGAFLFSLESQTTIGYGFRFITEECPHAIFLLVAQLVITTLIEIFITGTFLAKIARPKKRAETIKFSHCAVITKHNGELCLVIRVANMRKSLLIQCQLSGKLLQTYETKEGERILLNQASVKFNVDSSSESPFLILPLTFYHILDESSPLRDLTPQNLKEKDFELVVLLNATVESTSAVCQSRTSYIPEEIHWGYEFVPVVSLSPNGKYVADFSQFEKIRRSTDSTFYSMDSEKQKLEEKYRQEDQRDRELRTMLLQQSNV; encoded by the coding sequence ATGGAGCCCACCAAGATCAACATGTCCCGCGTGGCCCTGGTCAAGGCGCACAAACCCCGCGTCATGTCCAAGAGCGGCCACAGCAACGTCAGGATCGACAAGGTCGACGGCATCTACCTGCTCTACCTGCAGGACCTGTGGACCACGGTCATAGACATGAAGTGGAGGTACAAACTCACCCTGTTCGCTGCTACTTTTGTCATGACCTGGTTCCTCTTCGGGGTGATCTACTACGCCATCGCTTTCCTCCACGGCGACTTGGAGATGAACAAGTTCTCCCCGAAGCGGGAGCCGTGCGTGAAGAATGTGGATTCCCTGACTGGGgccttcctcttctccctggaGTCCCAGACAACCATTGGCTATGGGTTTCGTTTCATCACAGAGGAGTGCCCCCATGCCATTTTCTTGCTCGTGGCCCAGCTGGTCATCACCACCCTGATCGAGATCTTCATCACGGGGACCTTCCTGGCCAAGATCGCCAGGCCCAAGAAAAGGGCAGAGACCATCAAATTCAGCCACTGTGCTGTCATCACCAAACACAACGGGGAGCTTTGCCTGGTGATCAGGGTGGCAAACATGAGGAAGAGCCTCCTGATACAGTGCCAGCTCTCTGGGAAGCTCCTTCAGACCTACGAAACCAAAGAAGGGGAGAGGATTCTGCTGAACCAAGCCAGCGTCAAATTCAACGTTGACTCCTCTTCGGAGAGTCCCTTTCTCATTTTGCCTTTAACCTTCTACCACATTTTGGATGAAAGCAGCCCTCTGAGAGACCTCACACCTCAGAACCTCAAGGAGAAGGATTTTGAGCTCGTGGTGCTCCTGAATGCCACGGTGGAGTCCACCAGTGCTGTCTGCCAGAGCAGGACTTCCTACATCCCCGAGGAGATCCACTGGGGATACGAGTTCGTGCCTGTGGTTTCCCTCTCTCCAAATGGAAAGTACGTGGCTGATTTCAGTCAGTTTGAGAAGATCAGGAGAAGCACAGATTCTACTTTTTACAGCATGGACTCTGAGAAGCAAAAGCTGGAGGAGAAATACAGGCAGGAGGACCAAAGAGACAGGGAACTGAGAACAATGTTGTTACAGCAGAGTAATGTTTGA
- the KCNJ15 gene encoding ATP-sensitive inward rectifier potassium channel 15 isoform X1 has protein sequence MQEQHLCVCAGWLPAAVLPGSRGNVLLRALAAGIALVSRCLLVWTEAVRMEPTKINMSRVALVKAHKPRVMSKSGHSNVRIDKVDGIYLLYLQDLWTTVIDMKWRYKLTLFAATFVMTWFLFGVIYYAIAFLHGDLEMNKFSPKREPCVKNVDSLTGAFLFSLESQTTIGYGFRFITEECPHAIFLLVAQLVITTLIEIFITGTFLAKIARPKKRAETIKFSHCAVITKHNGELCLVIRVANMRKSLLIQCQLSGKLLQTYETKEGERILLNQASVKFNVDSSSESPFLILPLTFYHILDESSPLRDLTPQNLKEKDFELVVLLNATVESTSAVCQSRTSYIPEEIHWGYEFVPVVSLSPNGKYVADFSQFEKIRRSTDSTFYSMDSEKQKLEEKYRQEDQRDRELRTMLLQQSNV, from the exons ATGCAGGAGcagcatctgtgtgtgtgtgcgggctggctgcctgctgctgtgctccctggaaGCCGTGGCAATGTGCTGCttagagccctggctgctgggattGCCTTAGTGTCAAGGTGCTTGCTGGTTTG gACTGAAGCAGTGAGGATGGAGCCCACCAAGATCAACATGTCCCGCGTGGCCCTGGTCAAGGCGCACAAACCCCGCGTCATGTCCAAGAGCGGCCACAGCAACGTCAGGATCGACAAGGTCGACGGCATCTACCTGCTCTACCTGCAGGACCTGTGGACCACGGTCATAGACATGAAGTGGAGGTACAAACTCACCCTGTTCGCTGCTACTTTTGTCATGACCTGGTTCCTCTTCGGGGTGATCTACTACGCCATCGCTTTCCTCCACGGCGACTTGGAGATGAACAAGTTCTCCCCGAAGCGGGAGCCGTGCGTGAAGAATGTGGATTCCCTGACTGGGgccttcctcttctccctggaGTCCCAGACAACCATTGGCTATGGGTTTCGTTTCATCACAGAGGAGTGCCCCCATGCCATTTTCTTGCTCGTGGCCCAGCTGGTCATCACCACCCTGATCGAGATCTTCATCACGGGGACCTTCCTGGCCAAGATCGCCAGGCCCAAGAAAAGGGCAGAGACCATCAAATTCAGCCACTGTGCTGTCATCACCAAACACAACGGGGAGCTTTGCCTGGTGATCAGGGTGGCAAACATGAGGAAGAGCCTCCTGATACAGTGCCAGCTCTCTGGGAAGCTCCTTCAGACCTACGAAACCAAAGAAGGGGAGAGGATTCTGCTGAACCAAGCCAGCGTCAAATTCAACGTTGACTCCTCTTCGGAGAGTCCCTTTCTCATTTTGCCTTTAACCTTCTACCACATTTTGGATGAAAGCAGCCCTCTGAGAGACCTCACACCTCAGAACCTCAAGGAGAAGGATTTTGAGCTCGTGGTGCTCCTGAATGCCACGGTGGAGTCCACCAGTGCTGTCTGCCAGAGCAGGACTTCCTACATCCCCGAGGAGATCCACTGGGGATACGAGTTCGTGCCTGTGGTTTCCCTCTCTCCAAATGGAAAGTACGTGGCTGATTTCAGTCAGTTTGAGAAGATCAGGAGAAGCACAGATTCTACTTTTTACAGCATGGACTCTGAGAAGCAAAAGCTGGAGGAGAAATACAGGCAGGAGGACCAAAGAGACAGGGAACTGAGAACAATGTTGTTACAGCAGAGTAATGTTTGA
- the KCNJ15 gene encoding ATP-sensitive inward rectifier potassium channel 15 isoform X2 has protein sequence MSLFRALKKTCSLIKKSLFSRETTEAVRMEPTKINMSRVALVKAHKPRVMSKSGHSNVRIDKVDGIYLLYLQDLWTTVIDMKWRYKLTLFAATFVMTWFLFGVIYYAIAFLHGDLEMNKFSPKREPCVKNVDSLTGAFLFSLESQTTIGYGFRFITEECPHAIFLLVAQLVITTLIEIFITGTFLAKIARPKKRAETIKFSHCAVITKHNGELCLVIRVANMRKSLLIQCQLSGKLLQTYETKEGERILLNQASVKFNVDSSSESPFLILPLTFYHILDESSPLRDLTPQNLKEKDFELVVLLNATVESTSAVCQSRTSYIPEEIHWGYEFVPVVSLSPNGKYVADFSQFEKIRRSTDSTFYSMDSEKQKLEEKYRQEDQRDRELRTMLLQQSNV, from the exons ATGTCTCTCTTCAGGGCATTAAAGAAAACCTGCTCACTAATCAAAAAGAGCCTCTTCTCTAGAGAAAc gACTGAAGCAGTGAGGATGGAGCCCACCAAGATCAACATGTCCCGCGTGGCCCTGGTCAAGGCGCACAAACCCCGCGTCATGTCCAAGAGCGGCCACAGCAACGTCAGGATCGACAAGGTCGACGGCATCTACCTGCTCTACCTGCAGGACCTGTGGACCACGGTCATAGACATGAAGTGGAGGTACAAACTCACCCTGTTCGCTGCTACTTTTGTCATGACCTGGTTCCTCTTCGGGGTGATCTACTACGCCATCGCTTTCCTCCACGGCGACTTGGAGATGAACAAGTTCTCCCCGAAGCGGGAGCCGTGCGTGAAGAATGTGGATTCCCTGACTGGGgccttcctcttctccctggaGTCCCAGACAACCATTGGCTATGGGTTTCGTTTCATCACAGAGGAGTGCCCCCATGCCATTTTCTTGCTCGTGGCCCAGCTGGTCATCACCACCCTGATCGAGATCTTCATCACGGGGACCTTCCTGGCCAAGATCGCCAGGCCCAAGAAAAGGGCAGAGACCATCAAATTCAGCCACTGTGCTGTCATCACCAAACACAACGGGGAGCTTTGCCTGGTGATCAGGGTGGCAAACATGAGGAAGAGCCTCCTGATACAGTGCCAGCTCTCTGGGAAGCTCCTTCAGACCTACGAAACCAAAGAAGGGGAGAGGATTCTGCTGAACCAAGCCAGCGTCAAATTCAACGTTGACTCCTCTTCGGAGAGTCCCTTTCTCATTTTGCCTTTAACCTTCTACCACATTTTGGATGAAAGCAGCCCTCTGAGAGACCTCACACCTCAGAACCTCAAGGAGAAGGATTTTGAGCTCGTGGTGCTCCTGAATGCCACGGTGGAGTCCACCAGTGCTGTCTGCCAGAGCAGGACTTCCTACATCCCCGAGGAGATCCACTGGGGATACGAGTTCGTGCCTGTGGTTTCCCTCTCTCCAAATGGAAAGTACGTGGCTGATTTCAGTCAGTTTGAGAAGATCAGGAGAAGCACAGATTCTACTTTTTACAGCATGGACTCTGAGAAGCAAAAGCTGGAGGAGAAATACAGGCAGGAGGACCAAAGAGACAGGGAACTGAGAACAATGTTGTTACAGCAGAGTAATGTTTGA